The Bacillota bacterium genome includes the window CGGCGACGCGGGCGGGCGTGTCGCGCTCGGGGTCGACGGTGACGAAGAGGACGCGCAGCCGCGCAGCGTCGCCGCCCAACTGCTGCTGGGCCTGGCGCAGCACCGCCAGGGTGGCCGGGCAGACGTCGGGGCAGGTGGTGTAGCCGAAGTAGAGGAGGACCACCCGGCCGCGCAATGACGCCAGGTCGAAGTTCCGCCCCGACGTGTCGGTCAGCCGGAAGTCGGGCGCCGGCTGCGGCGGGTTGAGCACGTCGCCGCGGAAGCTGGGCGGCGCCGCCAGGAGCAGCCTCCAGGCGGCCGTCGCCAGCAGCAGGAGGGTCGCCGCCACCCCCGCCAGGCGCAGGGC containing:
- a CDS encoding SCO family protein; amino-acid sequence: MTAVQASSGKSRRASALRLAGVAATLLLLATAAWRLLLAAPPSFRGDVLNPPQPAPDFRLTDTSGRNFDLASLRGRVVLLYFGYTTCPDVCPATLAVLRQAQQQLGGDAARLRVLFVTVDPERDTPARVAGYLKPFGFRPAAVGLTGSAARLQPVWKAYGVYVHKHPVPGSSTYLVDHSAYVYLIDPQGRLRLLFPYGTTPEAVVHDVRLILAGR